The sequence CATACTTGTACTCACATTTGCATTTTTTGTCGATAAAGTATCCGTCTCTGCTTCTGGTTCTGCCTTAGGTGACAGGGGATGGAGTGCTAATTTTTCAGCACCATTGGCGATCGATTCTATCCAAGCTGGTCATATTTATGTGACAGACCAAGATGGAAATAAAGTGAATCCTGAATTTGTCTTGCTGTCTGGCAACAAAACATTGAAGGTAGATGGATTGGAGTCTGGCACGTATACATTGCATATTGACAAGAAAGCTGTTGGCGGAAAGTCTTATAAAATATTGGACAGAGATAAAATTGAATTTAAGATGTATGAAGTCATCGAATCAGTCAGCTCCGAAGAAGAGTTGACCGCTTACTTTAAAAACGCCAAACAGATGAGAGGTATCGAGTTTTCCGGTGGTATAGAAGTTGAGGAAGAAGCTTCAATGGATGCTGCGAAATCCTCCTCATCTTCCGGAGGTGTTGACTATTCAACGACGAATGTCCAAGTCGAAGGCGTAGATGAATCCGATATCGTCAAAACAGACGGCGATTATATTTACGCTATTTCTGACAATCAACAAGTGCAAATCATCGATGTACAAGATCCGCAGAAGATGAAAATTGCATCTGTTATTAAGACGGAAGATAATTCCTATCCCTCTCAATTATTCCTTGACGAGGAACTGTTAATTGTCATCGCCGATAAGATGTTTCCTTTTGAAGAAAGAGAGAAACTGGCGGACAATATGTTACCGATCAATAATATGACGACGGTACAGATTTACTCCATCGAAGATCGAGAGAATCCTCAACTGATTAGAGAAGTCGGTGCAGAAGGCTACTTGAACAATGCGAGAAAAAAAGACAGTATCATCTACCTCATAACAAATGTACATCCCGATATTTGGATGATGGGCGCAATTGAAGGGGATGCCCTTCGCCCGGTCGTATTCGATTCGTCTGATGACAAGCAGGGCAAGTACATGGAATTAAAAGACATCGCTATCTTACCAGGGGCGACAGAGCCAACATACACAGTCATTACGGCCATCGATTTATCTAAACCAGTTGAAAGTCGTATTGAAACGAAAGGTTTTCTCGGAAGCAGTGCCCAACTATATATGAATAAGAATCATCTCTATTTGACAGCTCAGAGGTATGATATGGATTTCGCTGACCGTGGTTCCCGGGCTGTTATCTGGAACCCTACGAATGTATTCACAGAGTTCTATAAGTTCAAATTGGACGGTACAAAAGTTGATTATCTCAAGACTGCTGAGTTGAAAGGCTCAATTTTGAATCAGTTCTCCATGGATGAATCCAACGGCCACTTCCGAGTCGTTATGACGGAAGGGAATATGTGGGATGGAGCGAATCCTTCCCAAAACCACTTATTTATCTTAGATGAAAACATGGAATTGACGGGCTCTATCGAAGGTCTTGCAAAAGGGGAACGCATCTATTCCGCACGATTCATGGGGGATAAAGCTTATATGGTGACGTTCAGGGAAACAGATCCATTATTCGTTATCGATGTGGCGGACCCGTCTAAACCGGAAGTACTTGGAGAACTTAAAATTCCAGGATTCTCAAACTATTTACATCCACTCGATGAAAACCATCTGATTGGCTTCGGCTATGACACCGTCGCTAAAAAGAACCCGTCAGGCGGAGAACCCTTCATTACCACTAAGGGTATGAAACTGTCTTTGTTCGATGTTACTGATTTCCATAATCCAAAAGAACAAGACACCGAAATTATCGGCGGACAGGGCACGTACTCACCCATACAATACGACCATAAAGCTTTACTGCAACATAAAGCGCGAAACCTTTTCGGCTTTCCTGTCACCATGTACGAGGGAGGTAGCAAAGAATTTGACATCGAGTATAAAGGATCTGGCGCGCTCGTTTATGAGATTACTCCTGAAAAAGGGATTCTATTAAAAGGGAACCTCGTAAAGGATAAAGCCTCAGGGCAGCTATACGAAGATTGGGGAAAAGAAGTCCAGCGGCTAGTGTATAGTGGAGAAACGATCTACACAATTGCTAGAGGTGGGATTAGTAGCTATCAAATTGATGGCTTCAAGGAGTTAAGTACGCTAGAATTTAAATGAATGAAAAACGGAGCCTCTGTATGGCTCCGTTTTTCATGTGTAATCTTAAAACGACAAACGTCATCGTTAGCTTAACTGGGAATCAATCTAGATCAATGATGTTTCTTAACTTAGTAGTTTCCTGTTTAGAAAGTGCGAAATAAGTTTCTGCGCCATCTTTATATAAAATCGAACTACCATCATCTTGATAATAAACATATAACCATAGTTCAGCTATACCTTCTTTAGGTCTATCTAGTGAAAAAAAGGTCTCATGCTCCTTATTTAAGTCTTGCGGTTTCTCTATCTCCTCCACGTTATCAATGATTCCTCTCACAGCTTCGATGGATTTGGAATCCGTAATCTCCTTATGGAACTCTATTCCTTCGTTTCCGCTAGTATGAACAGGAGTTCCAACCCGAATAACTGCATTTGCTGAACATCCTGAAAGAATTGCTAGAATAATGAAAGTTAATACTATCCCTATACGACTTTTCATGTATAAGCCTTCCTGTTTATTTGCTATTTAACAAAGTGATCTGATTGTATAAAAGCCTTTATGTAATCATTGCCCCCGTTTTGAAACCGTTAATCTGCGCTGTAGCCGGACGCATTCTGGGGGGCGGGCGGTGAAATACACCCCTCTGAATTGCTTCGCCAGGTGTTTCACCTGTCTGAGCAAAAGCCTTTTTTTGTTACGACTCTCGCTGATTCTGCCAAAGTCGCCGGCTTCCGCTTCAATCAACAAAGTATCTGTCAAAAACTTGTGCCACAATTGCCCTCAATTATAGCAAAGTTTCATACACTTACTATCCTGAAATAGTCAATAGTTTCTTTGAAGCCACGATTGAATATATCCCCCAAACCGCTCAACCTCGTCCGAAATCCGCTCAACCAGCCCTGAACCGCTCAACCTCGTCTGAAATCCGCTCAACCAGAGCCCCGAACCGCTCAACCTCGTCAGAAATCCGCTTATACTACTTGAGAGCCTATTTTTTAAATCTGTCTCTTGTATTTATAAATATAAGCATAAAAGCAACGAGTGCTAAAAAAAGAATTAGGCCAATATAGAACAACAATTGACTATCGTAAGCTTCACTGAGAAACCAAAAAAACATACTAAATGCCAAAGCGAACATCATTTTTCCCACAAACTTACAGAGTGCAATGACATCATACTTTTCTTTTTCTTCTGAAGGCATAGTGTTAAATCCTGCTATTAAAAAAGATCCTTTTCCGTTAAATAATACAACCCCTAAACCTAAAAATAATCCAATCACCAACAAAATAATCACCATTTGTATCCCATCCAATAACTATATTATTTTACAAAATAGTACTTACTAAATTTAAATACGGATGAATTCTTTAGAAGTTTCATTTATTTGCCGCATTTTTCGAAGAACTGTTCATATATACCACTTTCTGTTGCTAGTAGCGCGGGCGTCAATTTGGGGAGGAATCAGTAGGAGTCGTAATGAAGAATGGGTTTATGATATAAAGCGCTAATTTCTCGTGCACTTCTGTCTAAATGTACACGGTTTCCGTAGAAATAGTAGACCTATTGTGTTCGCCGTGACGCACTTGAGTTAAAGCGGAAATAGTTGGTTAGCGAAGCCGTCTGGTAGAAAAACTCATTTTAGTTTTCAAATTGTCTTTTCCCCTCTATTGCACTAAACTAAAAGAAAAGGACGATGGAAGCGGGGGACAGTAATGACCGATAAAGAACTGGCAATCGACTGCTGTTTGCTTGCCGGTCGGCTTATGATGGAAGCGGGGGCAGAGACCTATCGCGTCGAAGATACAATGGAACGCATGGCTAAAACGCAGGAACTGACTGCTATCGAAAGCTTTGTCACGCCGACTGGGATCATCTTGTCGCCGGGGAGCCCGCATCATACCAAACTCGTGCGCATTAAAAACCGGACAACCGACCTTGAGAAGATTGCGCTCGTCAACAATGTATCTCGTAAACTCTCTGAAGGGGACTACTCGCTCGAAGAAGCATACGAGCGGCTTGTAGCGATCAAGAAAGCGAATGTCATGTTTCCCTTTTGGCTGCAGTTGCTTGCTGCAAGTGTCGCAAGTAGCTGCTTTCTTATGCTATATAGCGGGATGTGGAGCGATGTACTTGCTGCATTTGTTGCGGGAGGTGCCGGTTTCCTGATGGTGACAGCTATTCAAGAATTGACGAAAGTGAAATTCTTTGCTGAATTCCTGGCAGCGTTAAGCGTTGCGCTTGTTGCGTTTTTTGCTGTCCAGACGAACCTTGGAACGGAACTCGATAAAATCATTATCGGGGGCGTCATGCCGCTTGTCCCCGGGTTGCTTATTACAAATGCTGTACGTGACCTGATGGCTGGTCATTTTATGTCAGGATTATCAAAAGGCGCGGAAGCATTTCTGACCGCCTTTGCAATTGGTGCGGGCGTTGCGCTTGTCCTGTCATTCTGAAAGAGGTGGGTTAAATGGATTGGATCATGCAGGCAGTCCTCAGTTTTCTTGCGGCAATCGGCTTCGGGATCATCTTTAATGCACCACGTAAGATGTTATTCTACTGCGGGTTTGTAGGAAGTGCGGGCTGGATGATATACAGTGTGTTTGAGGTTGTATCGGGGGATGCTGTGCAAGCGTCATTCCTAGGTGCTTTCGTCGTTGCGCTCTTTGCACATATTTTTGCCAAACGATTTAAGACGCCGATGATTATCTTCAGTGTTGCAGGCATCATTCCGCTCGTTCCGGGAGGTACAGCGTATAATGCGATGCGGCATTTTGTTGAAAATGATAACTTAATTGCCATTTCATTTGCGACAAAAGCGTTCATGATATCTGGTGCG is a genomic window of Sporosarcina oncorhynchi containing:
- a CDS encoding threonine/serine exporter family protein, with the protein product MTDKELAIDCCLLAGRLMMEAGAETYRVEDTMERMAKTQELTAIESFVTPTGIILSPGSPHHTKLVRIKNRTTDLEKIALVNNVSRKLSEGDYSLEEAYERLVAIKKANVMFPFWLQLLAASVASSCFLMLYSGMWSDVLAAFVAGGAGFLMVTAIQELTKVKFFAEFLAALSVALVAFFAVQTNLGTELDKIIIGGVMPLVPGLLITNAVRDLMAGHFMSGLSKGAEAFLTAFAIGAGVALVLSF
- a CDS encoding beta-propeller domain-containing protein, producing MRKPIIWLSVSVVLAILVLTFAFFVDKVSVSASGSALGDRGWSANFSAPLAIDSIQAGHIYVTDQDGNKVNPEFVLLSGNKTLKVDGLESGTYTLHIDKKAVGGKSYKILDRDKIEFKMYEVIESVSSEEELTAYFKNAKQMRGIEFSGGIEVEEEASMDAAKSSSSSGGVDYSTTNVQVEGVDESDIVKTDGDYIYAISDNQQVQIIDVQDPQKMKIASVIKTEDNSYPSQLFLDEELLIVIADKMFPFEEREKLADNMLPINNMTTVQIYSIEDRENPQLIREVGAEGYLNNARKKDSIIYLITNVHPDIWMMGAIEGDALRPVVFDSSDDKQGKYMELKDIAILPGATEPTYTVITAIDLSKPVESRIETKGFLGSSAQLYMNKNHLYLTAQRYDMDFADRGSRAVIWNPTNVFTEFYKFKLDGTKVDYLKTAELKGSILNQFSMDESNGHFRVVMTEGNMWDGANPSQNHLFILDENMELTGSIEGLAKGERIYSARFMGDKAYMVTFRETDPLFVIDVADPSKPEVLGELKIPGFSNYLHPLDENHLIGFGYDTVAKKNPSGGEPFITTKGMKLSLFDVTDFHNPKEQDTEIIGGQGTYSPIQYDHKALLQHKARNLFGFPVTMYEGGSKEFDIEYKGSGALVYEITPEKGILLKGNLVKDKASGQLYEDWGKEVQRLVYSGETIYTIARGGISSYQIDGFKELSTLEFK
- a CDS encoding DUF3784 domain-containing protein, yielding MVIILLVIGLFLGLGVVLFNGKGSFLIAGFNTMPSEEKEKYDVIALCKFVGKMMFALAFSMFFWFLSEAYDSQLLFYIGLILFLALVAFMLIFINTRDRFKK
- a CDS encoding threonine/serine exporter family protein, yielding MDWIMQAVLSFLAAIGFGIIFNAPRKMLFYCGFVGSAGWMIYSVFEVVSGDAVQASFLGAFVVALFAHIFAKRFKTPMIIFSVAGIIPLVPGGTAYNAMRHFVENDNLIAISFATKAFMISGAIAMGLVFAEVCIQLIFRSRFNKRNVRQL